A section of the Triticum dicoccoides isolate Atlit2015 ecotype Zavitan chromosome 7A, WEW_v2.0, whole genome shotgun sequence genome encodes:
- the LOC119330197 gene encoding probable xyloglucan endotransglucosylase/hydrolase protein 23 — protein sequence MAVSVLAILLASCALAAASFDKEFDVTWGDGRGKILDNGQLLTLGLDKVSGSGFQSKHEYLYGKIDMQLKLVPGNSAGTVTAYYLSSQGPTHDEIDFEFLGNVTGEPYTLHTNVFTQGQGQREQQFRLWFDPTNDFHTYSILWNPKHIIFMVDDMPIRDFRNLEGKGIAFPKNQPMRLYSSLWNADDWATQGGRVKTDWSHAPFSASYRGFKADACVVTAGGKPHCGASVGTEVAPGTGAAGEWYNQELDLTRQQRMRWVQSNYMIYNYCTDPKRFAQGVPAECSM from the exons ATGGCGGTGTCGGTGCTGGCCATCCTGCTCGCCTCTTGTgccctggcggcggcgagcttcgacaAGGAGTTCGACGTCACCTGGGGTGACGGGCGCGGCAAGATCCTCGACAACGGCCAGCTCCTCACGCTGGGGCTCGATAAGGTCTCCGGCTCCGGGTTCCAGTCCAAGCACGAGTACCTCTACGGCAAGATCGACATGCAGCTCAAGCTCGTCCCCGGCAACTCCGCCGGCACCGTCACGGCCTACTAC CTGTCGTCGCAGGGGCCGACGCACGACGAGATCGACTTCGAGTTCCTGGGCAACGTCACCGGCGAGCCGTACACGCTGCACACCAACGTGTTCACGCAGGGGCAGGGCCAACGGGAGCAGCAGTTCCGCCTTTGGTTCGATCCCACCAACGACTTCCACACCTACTCCATCCTCTGGAACCCCAAGCACATCAT CTTCATGGTGGACGACATGCCGATCAGAGACTTCAGGAACCTGGAGGGAAAGGGCATCGCATTCCCCAAGAACCAGCCGATGCGCCTCTACTCCAGCCTCTGGAACGCCGACGACTGGGCCACGCAGGGCGGCCGCGTCAAGACGGACTGGTCCCATGCCCCGTTCTCCGCCTCGTACCGCGGCTTCAAGGCCGACGCGTGCGTGGTGACCGCGGGCGGCAAGCCGCACTGCGGCGCCAGCGTCGGCACGGAGGTCGCCCCTGGCACCGGCGCGGCTGGCGAGTGGTACAACCAGGAGCTGGACCTGACGCGGCAGCAGCGGATGCGGTGGGTGCAGAGCAACTACATGATCTACAACTACTGCACCGACCCCAAGCGCTTCGCCCAGGGCGTCCCTGCCGAGTGCTCCATGTAA